Proteins encoded together in one Streptomyces umbrinus window:
- a CDS encoding erythromycin esterase family protein, translating into MATDIKDAAHAFDAAAVMRLLPTRPRLLALGEPTHGEDTLLDLRNELFRQLVEQEGYRTIAIESDCMMSLVVDDFITSGKGTLDDVMEHGFSHGRGASAANRELVRWMRAHNEGRPESEQVRFAGFDGPLEIAAAASPRQTLTALHGYLTAQVDADLLPCTAETLDRLLGADDRWTDPAAMMDPSQSVGQSADAGRLRLLADDLVALLDAQTPHLITTTSREDLDRARLYGRTATGLLRYHHWMADTSPARMTRLCALRDLMMSHNLLAVAARGPALVHAQNSHLQREKSSMQMWQGRVEWWSAGALVSAQLGKEYAFVATALGTIRHQGVDTPPPDTLEGLLYELPDDRYVINAPQLTTALGDTPPTPRVSPWFGYATFDPAHLADSDGIVFVKDVLRS; encoded by the coding sequence ATGGCTACTGACATCAAGGACGCCGCCCACGCCTTCGACGCTGCCGCAGTCATGAGGCTGCTTCCGACCCGCCCTCGCCTGCTCGCGCTGGGCGAGCCAACCCACGGCGAGGACACTCTGCTCGACCTGCGCAACGAACTCTTCCGGCAGCTTGTCGAGCAGGAGGGCTACAGGACGATCGCGATCGAGAGCGACTGCATGATGAGCCTGGTCGTGGACGACTTCATCACCTCGGGCAAGGGCACTCTCGACGACGTAATGGAGCACGGATTCAGCCACGGCAGGGGCGCGTCCGCGGCCAACCGCGAGCTCGTGCGCTGGATGCGCGCCCACAACGAGGGCCGACCCGAATCCGAGCAGGTCCGCTTCGCCGGTTTCGACGGCCCGCTGGAGATCGCCGCCGCCGCGAGCCCCCGGCAGACCCTCACCGCACTCCACGGCTACCTCACGGCCCAGGTGGACGCGGACCTGCTCCCCTGCACCGCGGAAACACTCGACCGCCTGCTCGGCGCCGACGACCGGTGGACCGATCCCGCCGCGATGATGGACCCGTCCCAGTCCGTTGGGCAGTCGGCCGATGCCGGTCGGCTCCGGCTGCTCGCCGACGACCTGGTGGCGCTGCTGGACGCGCAGACACCACACCTGATCACGACGACCTCACGGGAGGACTTGGACCGGGCGCGCCTGTACGGCCGCACCGCGACCGGCCTCCTGCGCTACCACCACTGGATGGCCGACACCTCACCCGCCCGCATGACACGGTTGTGCGCGCTGCGGGACCTGATGATGTCCCACAACCTCCTGGCCGTCGCCGCCCGGGGACCAGCACTCGTCCATGCCCAGAACTCCCATCTCCAGCGGGAGAAGAGCTCCATGCAGATGTGGCAGGGGCGGGTGGAGTGGTGGAGCGCCGGTGCGCTGGTGAGCGCCCAACTCGGCAAGGAATACGCCTTCGTGGCCACGGCCCTCGGCACGATCCGCCACCAGGGAGTGGACACCCCGCCACCGGACACCCTCGAAGGCCTCCTCTACGAACTCCCGGACGACCGCTACGTCATCAACGCCCCACAACTGACCACCGCCCTCGGCGACACGCCCCCCACACCCCGCGTCTCCCCCTGGTTCGGCTACGCCACGTTCGACCCGGCCCACCTGGCGGACAGTGACGGGATCGTGTTCGTGAAGGATGTCCTGCGGAGCTAG
- a CDS encoding aldo/keto reductase translates to MQYRTLGRTGVQVSSLALGAMNFGRIGRTTQDEVTAVVDAAIEGGINVIDTADAYSGGESEEMVGKAVAGRRDDIMLATKATLPMGDERNHQGSSRRWLVTELDNSLRRLRVDHVDLYQIHRWDPTTSDEETLSALTDLQRAGKIRYFGSSTFPAYRIVQAQWAAREHHLSRYVTEQPSYSILQRGIETHVLPVAEEYGLGVLAWSPLASGWLSGAIREGRDITTSRSAFMPQRFDTAIPSNRARLDAVEKLAGVADEAGLTMIQLALGFVTAHPAVTSALIGPRTLDHLHSQLAAADTVLSADVLDAIDTIVAPGTDLAAHEKNDTPPALLDPALRRR, encoded by the coding sequence ATGCAGTACCGCACCTTGGGCCGCACCGGTGTGCAGGTCAGCTCCCTCGCGCTCGGCGCGATGAACTTCGGCAGGATCGGGCGCACCACGCAGGACGAGGTCACCGCTGTCGTCGACGCCGCCATCGAGGGCGGGATCAATGTCATCGACACGGCCGACGCGTACAGCGGCGGCGAGTCCGAGGAGATGGTCGGCAAGGCCGTCGCCGGCCGCCGCGACGACATCATGCTGGCCACGAAGGCGACCCTGCCGATGGGCGACGAGCGCAACCATCAGGGCAGCTCGCGCCGCTGGCTGGTCACCGAGCTGGACAACAGCCTGCGCCGTCTCCGTGTCGACCATGTCGATCTCTACCAGATCCACCGGTGGGACCCGACCACCAGCGACGAGGAGACGCTGTCGGCCCTCACCGACCTGCAACGCGCGGGAAAGATCCGCTACTTCGGCTCCTCGACCTTCCCGGCGTACCGCATCGTGCAGGCACAGTGGGCCGCCCGCGAGCACCACCTGAGCCGCTACGTCACCGAACAGCCCAGCTACTCGATCCTGCAGCGCGGGATCGAGACCCATGTCCTGCCCGTGGCCGAGGAGTACGGGCTCGGAGTGCTGGCGTGGAGCCCGCTGGCCTCGGGCTGGCTGTCGGGGGCGATCCGCGAGGGCCGGGACATCACCACCAGCCGCTCGGCGTTCATGCCGCAGCGCTTCGACACCGCCATTCCCTCCAACCGGGCCAGGCTCGACGCCGTCGAGAAGCTGGCCGGAGTCGCCGACGAGGCCGGCCTCACCATGATCCAGCTCGCGCTCGGATTCGTGACCGCGCACCCGGCCGTGACCAGCGCGCTGATCGGTCCCCGCACGCTGGACCACCTGCACTCGCAGCTCGCCGCCGCCGACACCGTGCTCTCCGCCGACGTGCTGGACGCCATCGACACCATCGTCGCCCCCGGCACCGACCTGGCCGCACACGAGAAGAACGACACTCCGCCGGCCCTGCTCGACCCGGCACTGCGACGCCGCTGA
- a CDS encoding TetR/AcrR family transcriptional regulator, producing the protein MNDSDEGAGQSKRKDARRNKETLLDAAAAVFVTSGVEAPVRDIATKAGVGLGTIYRHFPTRADLVIAVYRHQVDACAEAGPALLGTSATPHAALGQWVDLFVDFLVTKHGLAAALQTDNAGFETLHSYFLDRLLPVCTQLLDAAAASGEIRSDLTAYQLMRGVGNLCIGADSDSRYDARRLVELLVAGLRQPH; encoded by the coding sequence GTGAACGACAGCGACGAGGGCGCGGGCCAGTCCAAACGGAAGGACGCCCGGCGCAACAAGGAGACCTTGCTCGACGCGGCCGCCGCGGTCTTCGTCACGTCGGGCGTGGAAGCGCCGGTACGTGACATCGCGACCAAGGCCGGCGTCGGACTGGGCACGATCTACCGTCACTTCCCGACCCGGGCGGATCTTGTCATCGCCGTCTACCGCCACCAGGTCGACGCCTGTGCCGAGGCCGGCCCGGCCCTGCTGGGGACCAGCGCGACACCTCACGCCGCCCTCGGACAGTGGGTCGACCTCTTCGTCGACTTCCTGGTCACCAAGCACGGACTCGCGGCCGCTCTGCAGACCGACAACGCCGGCTTCGAAACGCTGCACTCCTACTTCCTCGACCGCCTCCTGCCGGTGTGCACCCAGCTCCTCGACGCTGCCGCCGCCTCCGGCGAGATCCGCTCCGACCTGACCGCCTACCAGCTCATGCGCGGCGTCGGAAACCTCTGCATCGGCGCCGACAGCGATTCCCGCTACGACGCACGCCGACTGGTCGAACTCCTCGTCGCGGGCCTACGCCAACCGCACTGA
- a CDS encoding response regulator, translating into MTAPIRVLVCDDQVLIRTGLVTIIGAQPDMEVAGECGDGRAAVDLAGQVHPDVVVMDVRMPVLDGIEATRLLAGAGVPHPVKVLVVTTFNLDEYVYEALRAGASGFLLKDAPPAQLLHGIRTVGTGAALLDPEVTRRLVGRYAARIRPAEGGPHDIPLTPRELEVLRLIANGLSNSEIAATLVISPETVKTFVSRILAKLNLRDRVQAVVYAYRQGLVT; encoded by the coding sequence GTGACCGCACCGATCCGGGTCCTGGTCTGCGACGACCAGGTGCTGATCCGCACCGGACTGGTGACGATCATCGGCGCCCAGCCCGACATGGAGGTGGCCGGCGAGTGCGGGGACGGGCGGGCCGCGGTCGACCTCGCCGGCCAAGTGCACCCGGACGTCGTGGTGATGGATGTACGCATGCCGGTGCTGGACGGCATCGAAGCCACCCGCCTGCTGGCCGGTGCCGGGGTGCCACATCCTGTCAAGGTGCTCGTGGTGACCACGTTCAACCTTGACGAGTACGTCTACGAGGCGCTGCGCGCGGGGGCCAGCGGGTTCCTGCTCAAGGACGCACCGCCGGCCCAACTGCTCCACGGGATCCGGACCGTGGGCACGGGCGCGGCACTGCTGGACCCCGAGGTGACGCGTCGGCTCGTGGGCAGGTACGCCGCCCGCATCCGGCCCGCCGAGGGCGGCCCCCACGACATCCCGCTGACGCCTCGCGAACTGGAGGTCCTTCGGCTCATCGCCAACGGCCTCTCCAACAGCGAGATCGCCGCGACCCTCGTGATCAGCCCGGAGACCGTCAAGACATTCGTCTCCCGCATCCTCGCGAAACTCAACCTCCGCGACCGCGTCCAAGCGGTCGTGTACGCCTACCGCCAGGGACTAGTGACCTGA
- a CDS encoding glucoamylase family protein produces the protein MNRRSFLTAAATTAAATCATSLTATAAHAAPAVRTDAERRLLRDWFVATHRSMEAMTTELGLAADKIDVSGSGTPVPSAQTSPTNIGCGLWSTVAAAGLGVISAGTMRRRLARTVAAVERLERAHGFWFNWYDAHDGSLLTAWPETGDPLRPFLSSVDNAWLVTGLRIAAHADPGLRPRVAALLADADWSYYYTPFDPADPVAGPGQLRGGFWPDKPGKGEPTGHHYGALNTEPRMASYLGIADGSLPTEHYWHLMRTLLPGMGQEQEPQGEYVEIDGVRVWEGHYTYRGRKLVPTWGGSMFEALMVPLFVPESEWSPRSWGTTHRRYVRSQIEHGLIEEDYGYWGFSPASIPAGGYREYGVDAIGMQEDGYNSLGVVTPHASFLALPQAPAEALSNLRALDRAFGAYDDRYGFRDSVDVTTGRVSDFVLALDQGMITAAIAQHLHPGLLQTPFRTSGFHTRVRPLLGKERFSL, from the coding sequence ATGAACCGTCGTAGCTTCCTCACCGCCGCCGCAACCACGGCCGCGGCCACCTGCGCCACATCCCTCACCGCCACAGCGGCCCACGCCGCCCCAGCCGTACGAACCGACGCGGAACGCCGTCTGCTGCGCGACTGGTTCGTCGCGACCCATCGCTCCATGGAGGCCATGACGACCGAACTCGGCCTGGCCGCCGACAAGATCGACGTCAGCGGGAGCGGTACCCCGGTGCCGTCCGCGCAGACCTCGCCGACCAACATCGGCTGCGGCCTGTGGTCCACCGTCGCGGCCGCCGGACTCGGGGTCATCTCCGCCGGCACCATGCGCCGTCGGCTGGCTCGCACGGTCGCCGCCGTGGAACGCCTGGAGCGCGCCCACGGCTTCTGGTTCAACTGGTATGACGCACACGACGGTTCACTGCTGACGGCCTGGCCGGAGACCGGCGACCCCCTGCGTCCGTTCCTGTCCAGCGTCGACAACGCGTGGCTGGTGACCGGCCTGCGCATCGCCGCGCACGCGGACCCCGGCCTGCGCCCCCGCGTCGCCGCCCTCCTCGCCGACGCCGACTGGTCGTACTACTACACCCCCTTCGATCCGGCCGACCCGGTCGCCGGCCCCGGACAACTGCGCGGCGGCTTCTGGCCGGACAAGCCGGGCAAGGGCGAACCCACCGGCCACCACTACGGCGCCCTCAACACCGAGCCTCGTATGGCCAGTTACCTCGGCATCGCCGACGGCTCACTGCCCACCGAGCACTACTGGCACCTGATGCGCACCCTGCTCCCGGGCATGGGCCAGGAACAGGAACCGCAGGGCGAGTACGTCGAGATCGACGGCGTACGCGTCTGGGAGGGCCACTACACCTACCGCGGCCGGAAACTCGTCCCCACCTGGGGCGGCTCCATGTTCGAGGCCTTGATGGTCCCGCTGTTCGTGCCCGAATCGGAGTGGTCCCCACGCTCCTGGGGCACCACCCACCGACGTTACGTCCGCAGCCAGATCGAACACGGCCTGATCGAGGAGGACTACGGCTACTGGGGCTTCTCCCCGGCCTCCATCCCCGCCGGCGGCTACCGCGAATACGGCGTCGACGCGATAGGCATGCAGGAGGACGGCTACAACTCCCTGGGTGTCGTCACCCCGCACGCCTCCTTCCTGGCTCTGCCCCAGGCCCCGGCCGAGGCCCTCTCCAACCTCCGCGCCCTCGACCGAGCCTTCGGCGCCTACGACGACCGCTACGGCTTCCGCGACTCAGTCGACGTCACCACCGGCCGCGTAAGCGACTTCGTCCTCGCCCTCGACCAGGGCATGATCACCGCGGCCATCGCCCAGCACCTGCACCCGGGCCTGCTCCAAACACCATTCCGCACGTCAGGCTTCCACACCCGGGTACGCCCGCTGCTCGGCAAGGAGCGGTTCTCCCTCTAG
- a CDS encoding DoxX family protein, with the protein MTTTPRLGDWLTTRQPFVLGLFRMVLGLLFASEGAATVFGVLDRKASPTGDWPFWYAGVIELVCGVLVLLGVATRSAAFLSSGIMAFAYFTEHQQDGLFPLQNGGLSPVLFCWGFLLIVFSGPGAFALAGLVGRGSGARPVASPMTERAR; encoded by the coding sequence ATGACCACCACTCCGCGCCTCGGAGACTGGCTGACGACGCGCCAGCCGTTCGTGCTGGGCTTGTTCCGTATGGTCCTTGGCCTGTTGTTCGCCAGCGAGGGCGCTGCCACGGTTTTCGGGGTGCTGGACCGGAAGGCCAGCCCGACGGGCGACTGGCCTTTCTGGTACGCCGGGGTGATCGAGCTGGTGTGCGGCGTTCTCGTTCTCCTCGGGGTCGCCACCCGCAGCGCGGCGTTCCTCAGCTCGGGCATCATGGCGTTCGCGTACTTCACGGAGCACCAGCAGGACGGCCTCTTCCCCTTGCAGAACGGGGGACTCTCACCGGTCCTCTTCTGCTGGGGATTCCTGCTCATCGTTTTCTCCGGCCCCGGTGCCTTCGCCCTCGCGGGCCTGGTCGGCCGCGGGAGCGGCGCACGCCCCGTCGCGAGCCCGATGACCGAACGGGCCCGGTAG
- a CDS encoding DUF899 domain-containing protein, protein MTTTPGNASSDLPGKPPVVDLAIWQAARDELLVREKAHTREGDAIAAARRRLPMVELDGTVEVVGADGPVPFLDLFQGRDELVVYQHMWYDGAPHQGQCEGCTTTAWHVKDAVYLNARGVSYAVLTTGAWDEVAPYVEFMGYTQPWYSVRGVEAPVGGGMGHIACFLREGDRVFLTYSTTGRGNEPVNGSLSLLDMTPYGRGEAWEDNPEGRSVIGDVREGHPSVGQQACWYWRSDADGIATWGPTSRPVPQWTRPGASPEETLGRQGHHH, encoded by the coding sequence ATGACGACCACGCCCGGCAACGCGAGCAGCGACCTCCCCGGCAAGCCGCCGGTCGTCGACCTCGCCATCTGGCAGGCCGCCCGTGACGAACTGCTGGTCCGCGAGAAGGCGCACACCCGTGAGGGCGACGCGATCGCCGCTGCCCGGCGTCGCCTGCCGATGGTCGAGCTCGACGGGACGGTCGAGGTCGTCGGAGCCGACGGCCCGGTCCCGTTCCTGGACCTGTTCCAGGGGCGCGACGAGCTCGTGGTCTACCAGCACATGTGGTACGACGGCGCGCCGCACCAGGGACAGTGCGAGGGCTGCACCACCACGGCCTGGCACGTGAAGGACGCCGTCTACCTCAACGCCCGGGGCGTCTCGTACGCCGTGCTGACCACGGGAGCGTGGGACGAGGTGGCTCCGTATGTCGAGTTCATGGGGTACACCCAGCCCTGGTATTCGGTACGGGGAGTGGAGGCGCCGGTCGGCGGAGGAATGGGGCACATCGCCTGCTTCCTGCGTGAAGGTGACCGCGTGTTCCTCACCTACTCCACGACGGGCCGTGGCAACGAGCCGGTCAACGGCTCACTCAGCCTGCTCGACATGACGCCCTACGGCCGCGGCGAGGCGTGGGAGGACAATCCCGAGGGCCGGTCCGTGATCGGCGATGTCCGCGAGGGACACCCGTCCGTGGGTCAACAGGCCTGCTGGTACTGGCGCTCGGACGCCGACGGCATCGCCACCTGGGGCCCGACCAGCCGACCCGTACCGCAGTGGACCCGCCCCGGCGCGAGCCCGGAGGAGACCCTCGGCCGCCAGGGCCACCACCACTGA
- a CDS encoding glycoside hydrolase family 1 protein — translation MTHTTTRFPDGFLWGASTAAHQIEGNNVNSDWWRKEHDPAAGIAEPSLDACDSYHRWEQDMDLLAELGFTDYRFSIEWARVEPVRGMFSYAEIAHYRRMVEGALARGLRPMVTLHHFTVPQWFEDLGGWTADGAVDLFVRYVDRCAPVIADGVRHVCTINEPNMIAVMAGAAKAGDKGFPPAGLPTPDEETTLAVIAAHQAAVKTIRAQHPDVEVGWTIANQVYQALPGAEQVTADYRHPREDVFIEAARGDDWIGVQSYTRTKIAPEGPVPAPDDVERTLTQWEYYPTAVGHALRHTAEVIGDDTPLIVTENGIATADDSRRVDYYTGALGAVAAAIEDGLNVQGYLAWSALDNYEWGSFKPTFGLIAVDPTTFERTAKPSAVWLGSLGRDRALPRTES, via the coding sequence ATGACGCACACCACCACCCGCTTCCCCGACGGCTTCCTGTGGGGCGCCTCCACCGCCGCCCACCAGATCGAGGGCAACAACGTCAACAGCGACTGGTGGCGCAAGGAGCACGACCCCGCGGCCGGGATCGCCGAACCCAGCCTGGACGCCTGCGACAGCTACCACCGCTGGGAGCAGGACATGGACCTGCTCGCCGAACTCGGCTTCACCGACTACCGGTTCAGCATCGAGTGGGCACGCGTCGAGCCGGTTCGCGGAATGTTCTCGTACGCGGAGATCGCCCACTACCGCCGTATGGTCGAAGGCGCCCTCGCCCGCGGTCTGCGCCCCATGGTGACCCTGCACCACTTCACCGTCCCGCAGTGGTTCGAGGACCTCGGCGGCTGGACCGCCGACGGCGCGGTCGACCTCTTCGTGCGTTACGTCGATCGGTGCGCGCCCGTCATCGCCGACGGTGTGCGGCACGTGTGCACCATCAACGAGCCGAACATGATCGCCGTCATGGCAGGAGCCGCGAAGGCCGGGGACAAGGGCTTCCCGCCCGCGGGCCTGCCGACGCCCGACGAGGAGACCACCCTCGCGGTGATCGCCGCGCACCAGGCGGCCGTCAAGACCATCCGCGCCCAGCACCCCGACGTCGAGGTCGGCTGGACCATCGCCAACCAGGTCTACCAGGCACTGCCCGGCGCCGAGCAGGTCACTGCCGACTACCGCCACCCCCGCGAGGACGTGTTCATAGAGGCCGCCCGTGGCGACGACTGGATCGGCGTGCAGTCCTACACCCGCACCAAGATCGCCCCCGAAGGTCCCGTCCCGGCCCCCGACGACGTCGAACGCACCCTCACGCAGTGGGAGTACTACCCGACCGCCGTCGGCCACGCCCTGCGCCACACCGCCGAGGTCATCGGCGACGACACACCCCTGATCGTCACCGAGAACGGCATCGCCACCGCGGACGACAGCCGTCGCGTCGACTACTACACCGGTGCCCTCGGCGCGGTCGCCGCCGCCATCGAGGACGGCCTGAACGTCCAGGGCTACCTTGCGTGGAGCGCCCTGGACAACTACGAATGGGGCTCCTTCAAGCCGACCTTCGGACTGATCGCCGTGGACCCGACCACCTTCGAGCGCACCGCGAAGCCGTCCGCCGTCTGGCTCGGCAGCCTGGGCCGCGACCGCGCCCTGCCGCGCACCGAGTCCTGA
- a CDS encoding CPBP family intramembrane glutamic endopeptidase has product MRLVWQFLAVAAVAFIGGQALAALEDHPWLQLAVGVPTAVLAVLVYGWVVRRTEHRTSTEVAPEGSPAAIGRGTLIGAALFGAVMVNLFTSGHYEVDGVGSVSGAAGLFGFMAAAAVTEELLFRGVLFRITEERIGTWIALVLTGALFGLSHLLNPNAGLWGATAIAIEAGGMLTAAYVATRKLWVPIGLHFGWNFAASGIFSTEVSGNDTPQGLLDSAMSGPKLLTGGDFGPEGSVYSVLFCVLATIAFMWLAHRRGHVLPRRRRAERTDTTATLPR; this is encoded by the coding sequence ATGAGACTGGTCTGGCAATTCCTGGCCGTCGCGGCGGTCGCGTTCATCGGCGGCCAGGCGCTTGCCGCGCTGGAGGACCACCCGTGGCTGCAACTGGCCGTCGGCGTCCCGACAGCCGTGCTCGCGGTGCTTGTCTACGGGTGGGTGGTACGGCGGACCGAGCACCGCACGTCCACGGAAGTGGCCCCGGAAGGCTCCCCGGCCGCGATAGGCCGCGGAACACTGATCGGCGCCGCGCTGTTCGGGGCCGTCATGGTGAACCTCTTCACCTCCGGGCACTACGAGGTCGACGGCGTGGGCTCGGTGTCGGGCGCGGCGGGGCTGTTCGGCTTCATGGCCGCCGCCGCGGTGACGGAGGAACTGCTGTTCCGCGGTGTCCTGTTCCGCATCACCGAGGAACGCATCGGCACGTGGATCGCGCTGGTGCTGACCGGCGCCCTGTTCGGCCTGTCGCATCTGCTCAACCCGAACGCCGGCCTGTGGGGTGCCACCGCCATCGCCATCGAGGCCGGCGGCATGCTCACCGCCGCGTACGTCGCCACCCGCAAGCTGTGGGTGCCGATCGGTCTGCACTTCGGCTGGAACTTCGCGGCGTCCGGCATCTTCAGCACCGAGGTCTCGGGCAACGACACGCCTCAGGGACTGCTGGACTCCGCGATGTCGGGCCCGAAGCTGCTCACCGGCGGCGACTTCGGCCCGGAGGGAAGCGTGTACTCGGTGCTGTTCTGCGTACTGGCGACGATCGCGTTCATGTGGCTGGCCCACCGGCGCGGCCATGTGTTGCCCCGCCGTCGGCGAGCCGAGCGGACCGACACCACCGCTACACTCCCCCGATGA
- a CDS encoding TioE family transcriptional regulator — MGRNLQNGGRLRPVDLARGHGLSTQAVRNYEEAGILPAADRTPTGYRTYTSLHAEALRAFLALVPGHGHRTATSIMRAVNQGAVDEAFRLIDESHAQLLDDRRTLQAVESALRDLEPTTAYGSDSAAGPDAGSGPVDRFIGPLAGELGIRPATLRKWERAGLVRPRRDALTGYRVYDESDVRDARLAHQLRRGGYLLEQIAPLIAQVRSAGGLEPLEAALTDWRGRVSARGRAMLTGAAELEAYLRERG; from the coding sequence ATGGGAAGAAACCTTCAAAACGGTGGGCGGCTCAGGCCGGTCGATCTCGCGCGCGGGCACGGTCTGTCCACGCAGGCGGTCAGGAACTACGAGGAGGCCGGCATCCTTCCGGCCGCTGACCGCACACCCACCGGCTACCGCACCTATACCTCGCTGCACGCGGAGGCCCTGCGCGCGTTTCTTGCCCTGGTGCCCGGCCACGGCCACCGGACGGCGACGTCGATCATGCGTGCCGTGAACCAGGGCGCGGTCGATGAGGCGTTCCGCCTGATCGACGAGAGCCACGCCCAGCTTCTCGACGACCGGCGCACTCTCCAGGCCGTGGAGAGTGCCCTCCGCGACCTGGAGCCCACCACCGCGTACGGGAGCGATTCGGCTGCTGGACCCGACGCGGGCTCCGGGCCCGTCGACAGGTTCATCGGGCCGCTGGCGGGAGAGCTCGGGATCCGGCCCGCGACGCTGCGCAAATGGGAGCGTGCCGGGCTGGTGCGCCCGCGCCGCGACGCGCTGACCGGATACCGCGTCTACGACGAGTCCGACGTGCGGGATGCCCGGCTGGCCCACCAACTCAGGCGGGGCGGCTACCTGTTGGAGCAGATCGCCCCGCTGATCGCCCAGGTGCGGTCGGCCGGCGGGCTGGAGCCGCTGGAGGCCGCACTGACCGACTGGCGAGGTCGGGTATCGGCCCGCGGACGGGCGATGCTGACCGGGGCCGCCGAGCTGGAGGCGTACCTCCGCGAGCGCGGATGA
- a CDS encoding DUF4240 domain-containing protein: MNTQQFWQLIEAARDQAPNSNDGEEVAHHATSMLATHPAEEIVAAQQVLWNLMADSYTNPLWAAACVVNGGCSDDGFDYFRGWLIAQGREVFERIVADPDALAEMPVVRASAADGIDLSGEEMLTIVWNAHMTATGKQLPDDAFTIRYPNLDPAWDFNFDDQGEMSRRLPRLAALYLE, from the coding sequence ATGAACACACAGCAGTTCTGGCAGCTCATCGAGGCAGCCCGCGACCAGGCACCCAACTCGAACGACGGAGAAGAGGTTGCCCACCACGCAACCTCGATGCTCGCCACACACCCGGCCGAGGAGATCGTTGCCGCTCAACAGGTGTTGTGGAACCTGATGGCCGACTCCTACACGAATCCTTTGTGGGCCGCTGCCTGCGTGGTCAACGGCGGGTGCTCCGACGACGGCTTCGACTACTTCCGCGGCTGGTTGATCGCGCAGGGGCGCGAGGTCTTCGAGCGCATAGTGGCTGACCCCGATGCCCTCGCAGAAATGCCCGTCGTGCGAGCTTCAGCGGCCGACGGAATCGATCTCAGTGGTGAGGAGATGCTGACCATCGTCTGGAACGCACACATGACAGCGACCGGCAAGCAACTCCCTGACGACGCGTTCACCATCCGATACCCGAATCTGGACCCGGCTTGGGACTTCAACTTCGATGACCAAGGCGAAATGTCTCGCCGACTGCCGCGCTTGGCAGCTCTGTACCTTGAGTAG
- a CDS encoding carbohydrate ABC transporter permease, with protein MTADTATKARTPRRTGRVRTPLLYAIASVALLVMAAPFLWMALSAFKTKQDLTASPPVWIPSRWTLDNFTALLDQLDMPQYFLNSLIVAVLVTVSNLLFCSMLGYALAKLDFTGRSKVFAIVLAALMVPGNLMILPLYVLMNGLGLIDTYAGLVLPFAAGAFGVFLMRQFMLSVPDELLEAARLDGAGEWYIFWRIVIPLVKPALATLTIFTFLGSWNNFIWPLIATNDPDKYTLPVALATFANDPNRTVGGGNGMLMAGSLLVVLPVLAVFIVLQRHFTQGIATAGLK; from the coding sequence ATGACCGCCGACACGGCCACCAAGGCCCGGACCCCCCGCCGCACCGGACGGGTGCGCACCCCGCTGCTCTACGCGATCGCCTCGGTCGCACTGCTGGTGATGGCCGCCCCGTTCCTGTGGATGGCGCTGTCCGCGTTCAAGACGAAGCAGGACCTCACGGCGAGCCCGCCCGTGTGGATCCCCTCCCGGTGGACACTGGACAACTTCACGGCCCTGCTCGACCAGCTCGACATGCCGCAGTACTTCCTCAACTCGCTGATCGTGGCCGTCCTGGTGACCGTCAGCAACCTGCTGTTCTGCTCCATGCTCGGCTACGCCCTGGCCAAGCTCGACTTCACCGGGCGCTCCAAGGTCTTCGCGATCGTGCTCGCCGCCCTGATGGTCCCCGGCAACCTCATGATCCTGCCGCTGTACGTGCTGATGAACGGCCTCGGCCTGATCGACACGTACGCCGGACTCGTGCTGCCTTTCGCGGCCGGCGCGTTCGGGGTGTTCCTGATGCGCCAGTTCATGCTGTCCGTGCCCGACGAACTGCTGGAGGCGGCCCGCCTCGACGGAGCGGGGGAGTGGTACATCTTCTGGCGGATCGTGATCCCGCTGGTCAAGCCCGCCCTCGCGACTCTGACGATCTTCACCTTTCTCGGCTCCTGGAACAACTTCATCTGGCCCCTGATCGCCACCAACGACCCGGACAAGTACACCCTGCCGGTGGCGTTGGCGACCTTCGCCAACGATCCCAACCGCACCGTCGGCGGCGGGAACGGCATGCTCATGGCCGGCTCACTCCTCGTTGTACTCCCGGTCCTGGCCGTCTTCATCGTCCTGCAACGGCACTTCACGCAGGGCATCGCCACCGCAGGCCTGAAGTAG